In Anaerolineales bacterium, the following proteins share a genomic window:
- the rpsU gene encoding 30S ribosomal protein S21, translated as MPKVVLRPGESQGSLLKRFRKKVARSKVLSTVRRKRWFISTNEQRRMEKQKAIRKAQRRLSGWKPKPRPTSSGASNS; from the coding sequence TTGCCCAAAGTTGTTCTCAGGCCCGGTGAGTCGCAAGGCTCCCTGCTCAAGCGCTTCCGCAAGAAAGTCGCTCGCAGCAAGGTGCTCAGCACGGTGCGCCGCAAGCGCTGGTTCATTTCAACCAATGAGCAGCGCCGCATGGAGAAGCAAAAAGCCATCCGCAAAGCGCAACGCCGGCTCTCGGGCTGGAAGCCCAAGCCCAGGCCCACTTCGTCTGGCGCTTCCAACTCCTAG
- a CDS encoding META domain-containing protein — protein MFKKLVLGFCFTLLLAGCATPDGGYPGYYQGNLEGQVIRLWLGADGNVRLTQDPGDGQPPQIDEGTWLGSNDSLDLTFDGRILTFGREDDDSLFLVDDLNHIAPAGLTLQPVSALLENRWVWLQTVANGQTTDPSTAGAFILTFNEDGLALIETDCNAGRGGFVVGAQQRVSLPVIATTRMFCEGSNEGDFYAQLGLVESYTISADGVLELHLGGEGGTMDFSPEA, from the coding sequence ATGTTTAAAAAGCTGGTGCTGGGTTTTTGTTTTACGCTTTTGCTGGCGGGCTGTGCCACGCCGGATGGGGGATACCCCGGATACTACCAAGGCAACCTGGAGGGGCAGGTGATCCGTTTGTGGCTGGGCGCGGATGGCAATGTGCGCCTGACGCAAGACCCTGGCGACGGCCAGCCGCCTCAGATCGATGAGGGCACCTGGCTGGGCAGCAACGATTCGCTGGATCTTACTTTTGATGGCCGCATCCTCACCTTTGGCCGCGAGGATGACGACTCGCTCTTTTTGGTGGATGACCTCAATCACATCGCCCCCGCCGGCCTGACCCTGCAACCGGTCAGCGCCCTGCTCGAAAATCGTTGGGTATGGCTGCAGACGGTGGCCAACGGCCAGACCACTGATCCCAGCACGGCAGGCGCCTTCATCCTCACATTCAATGAGGATGGCCTGGCGCTCATCGAAACGGATTGCAATGCGGGCCGGGGTGGCTTTGTGGTCGGCGCGCAGCAACGCGTGAGCCTGCCGGTGATCGCCACCACGCGCATGTTCTGCGAAGGCTCGAACGAAGGCGATTTCTACGCCCAGCTCGGCCTGGTGGAGAGCTACACGATTAGCGCGGACGGCGTGCTGGAATTGCACCTCGGCGGCGAGGGCGGCACGATGGACTTCTCGCCCGAAGCGTAG
- a CDS encoding DUF5309 family protein, whose product MAIYDGMKTTYADTAAQARVISDVVQMVDPRDTPLLARLGLDSARDKFKIRMNGHKVELLEDELDPLVTAANNGETIGAADTSFVVADASVFQDGHVILIDAEYMVVKSVDLGTNNVTVYSRAYGGTNATHAATAAITICAMARLEGDDADYGPLTALSVPFNYTSIFQKAVQVSGTQQAISQHGIEDEFQYQANKAVPHLLRLVEGAAFHGVRAAGSASTPRSMGGLGSFITNNSVDAGGAIAKADVDALMEEIVMDGGNPDLLVMNPRVANDLRNLLDNSSFVRVGQGEHKLGLDAIERVVTQYGELELVMNRWCPVHTAYILESGKVGFYTLRGFEAKELARSGDSLKGEVVGELSLLVANNKAHGKIFGITS is encoded by the coding sequence ATGGCAATTTACGATGGCATGAAAACAACCTATGCGGATACGGCGGCCCAGGCGCGGGTGATCAGCGATGTGGTGCAGATGGTGGACCCGCGCGATACGCCGTTGCTGGCGCGCCTGGGGTTGGATAGCGCCCGCGACAAGTTCAAGATCCGCATGAACGGCCATAAGGTGGAGCTGCTCGAAGATGAGCTGGACCCGCTGGTGACCGCCGCCAACAACGGCGAGACGATCGGCGCGGCGGATACCAGCTTCGTGGTGGCCGACGCCTCGGTGTTTCAGGATGGCCACGTCATCCTGATCGACGCCGAGTACATGGTGGTCAAGAGTGTTGATCTGGGCACCAACAACGTGACGGTATATAGCCGTGCCTACGGTGGCACGAATGCTACCCACGCGGCGACCGCCGCGATCACGATTTGCGCCATGGCGCGCCTCGAGGGTGACGATGCCGACTACGGCCCGCTGACCGCGCTCAGTGTACCGTTCAACTACACCAGCATTTTTCAGAAGGCAGTGCAGGTGAGCGGCACCCAGCAGGCGATCAGCCAGCACGGCATTGAGGATGAATTCCAGTACCAAGCCAATAAGGCCGTGCCGCACTTGCTGCGCCTGGTGGAAGGCGCCGCCTTCCACGGGGTGCGGGCGGCTGGTTCGGCCAGCACGCCGCGCTCGATGGGCGGCCTGGGTAGCTTCATCACCAACAACAGCGTGGATGCTGGCGGGGCGATCGCCAAGGCGGATGTGGACGCGCTGATGGAAGAGATCGTGATGGATGGCGGCAACCCCGATCTGCTGGTGATGAATCCGCGCGTGGCGAATGATTTGCGCAATCTGCTCGACAATAGCAGCTTCGTACGCGTCGGCCAGGGCGAGCACAAGCTGGGCCTGGATGCGATCGAGCGCGTGGTGACGCAGTACGGTGAACTGGAGCTGGTGATGAATCGCTGGTGCCCGGTGCACACCGCCTACATTCTGGAGAGCGGCAAGGTGGGCTTCTACACGCTGCGCGGCTTTGAGGCCAAGGAGCTGGCGCGCTCTGGCGACAGTCTGAAGGGCGAGGTGGTAGGCGAATTGAGCTTGCTGGTGGCCAACAACAAGGCCCACGGCAAGATCTTTGGCATTACTAGCTAG
- a CDS encoding ABC transporter permease — MENKRRLFALITPPSVFLLFFFMVPLVIMALYTLKASSFGPLLPFSFTAFENFFSNPSYFVLLLNSSRLALLTAVLSILLAYPVAYYLVFYTGARRVMLLTLLILPAWISYLLRVLAWKVILGSEGLLNQLLIQAGLIQDGAPILLYSQAAVLITLVYVWIPFAALPIFAAMERIDPRLHEAAADLGASPSVTFWRVTFPLTMPGVASAFFFVFIPTLGEWVTPTLVGGVSGIMYGNLIQDQFGRALNWPLGALMSMVLLVLVGVFSYIFNRFIPITEVPVSS; from the coding sequence ATGGAAAACAAACGCCGCCTCTTTGCTCTCATCACACCGCCATCGGTGTTTTTGCTGTTCTTCTTTATGGTGCCCCTGGTCATCATGGCCTTGTACACCTTGAAGGCCAGCAGCTTTGGGCCGTTGTTGCCGTTCTCATTTACCGCCTTCGAGAACTTCTTTTCAAACCCATCCTATTTCGTGCTGCTGCTCAACTCCAGCCGCCTGGCCTTGCTCACCGCGGTGCTCTCGATCCTGTTGGCTTACCCGGTGGCCTACTATCTGGTGTTTTACACCGGGGCACGCCGCGTGATGCTGCTCACCTTGCTGATCCTGCCGGCGTGGATCAGCTATCTGCTGCGCGTGCTGGCCTGGAAAGTGATCCTGGGCTCGGAGGGCTTGCTAAACCAACTGCTGATCCAGGCGGGCCTGATCCAGGACGGTGCGCCGATCTTGCTCTACAGCCAGGCCGCGGTGCTGATCACGCTGGTGTATGTATGGATCCCATTTGCGGCGCTGCCGATCTTCGCCGCCATGGAACGCATTGACCCGCGCTTGCACGAAGCGGCTGCCGATCTGGGTGCCTCGCCCAGTGTCACTTTCTGGCGGGTGACCTTTCCGCTGACCATGCCGGGCGTGGCCTCGGCGTTCTTCTTTGTCTTCATCCCCACGCTGGGCGAATGGGTCACGCCGACCCTGGTAGGCGGGGTGAGCGGCATCATGTATGGCAACCTGATCCAGGATCAGTTTGGGCGCGCGCTCAACTGGCCGCTGGGGGCGCTGATGAGCATGGTGTTGCTGGTGCTGGTGGGCGTGTTCAGCTACATTTTCAATCGCTTTATTCCGATCACTGAAGTGCCGGTGTCCTCCTAG
- the polX gene encoding DNA polymerase/3'-5' exonuclease PolX, with translation MTNKELADTFLLIANLLEIKGEVVYKTLAYRKASENLTNLGRDVNVIWQEGGQKALLEIPGVGKAIAEKIDELLSSGQMSFLEKLKKEVPEELASLLRIPDLGPKKIAMFYKELGIKSIDELKAAALDGKLRDLPGMGAKSEAKILTGIEALGRRSGRLPLGTVWPFAQELLESLRTVKGVKRAEVAGSLRRMRASIGDIDILVSSTDPQQVIKAFTEAPNVARVTGSGTVKSGVEFHNGMRGQIWVHEPARFGTALQYATGSKEHNVRLREMALDLGLSLSDQSFLKEDGSEILCAREEEVYQLLGMDWVPPEIREDRGEIQLALEHKLPTLIEVKHIKAELHSHTTWSDGQLSIAEMATAAIARGYKVLAITDHSAAIGILNGLTPEKVLEQRKEIEQVRKQVGDQLTLLQGVEVEVRADGTLDLPDEVLASLDIVVASIHQSMRQPRAQITERMLAAIHHPHVDIIGHPTNRKLPDREGADLDMDAVLKAAAETDTALEINANPARLDLDDVQARRAVEMGIKLSINTDAHHPDHMDFLFYGVATARRGWVAPKNVVNSWTPKQLLDWLNSA, from the coding sequence ATGACCAATAAAGAGCTGGCCGATACCTTTTTGCTGATCGCTAACCTGCTGGAGATCAAAGGGGAAGTGGTCTACAAGACCCTGGCCTACCGCAAAGCCTCAGAAAACCTGACCAATCTCGGCCGTGATGTCAACGTGATCTGGCAAGAGGGCGGCCAAAAGGCCCTGCTGGAGATCCCCGGCGTCGGCAAGGCGATCGCCGAAAAGATCGACGAGCTGCTCAGCAGCGGTCAGATGAGCTTCCTCGAGAAGCTCAAAAAAGAAGTGCCCGAAGAGCTGGCCAGCCTGCTGCGCATCCCCGATCTAGGCCCCAAGAAGATTGCCATGTTCTACAAAGAGCTGGGCATCAAGAGCATCGACGAGCTCAAAGCTGCCGCCCTGGATGGCAAGCTGCGTGACCTGCCCGGCATGGGCGCCAAGTCTGAGGCCAAGATCCTCACCGGCATCGAGGCGCTGGGCCGCCGCAGCGGGCGCCTGCCACTGGGCACGGTGTGGCCCTTTGCGCAGGAGCTGCTGGAGAGCCTGCGCACGGTGAAGGGCGTGAAGCGCGCCGAGGTGGCCGGCAGCCTGCGGCGCATGCGCGCCAGCATCGGCGATATTGATATTCTGGTGTCATCGACCGATCCGCAGCAGGTTATCAAAGCGTTCACCGAGGCGCCCAATGTGGCACGCGTCACCGGCAGCGGCACGGTCAAATCCGGCGTGGAGTTCCATAACGGCATGCGCGGCCAGATCTGGGTGCACGAGCCGGCGCGCTTCGGCACCGCGCTGCAATACGCCACCGGCTCCAAGGAGCACAATGTGCGCCTGCGCGAGATGGCGCTGGATCTGGGCCTCTCGCTGTCGGATCAATCCTTCCTGAAAGAAGACGGGAGCGAGATCCTGTGTGCCCGCGAAGAAGAGGTCTACCAACTGCTGGGCATGGATTGGGTGCCGCCCGAAATTCGTGAAGACCGCGGCGAGATCCAATTGGCGCTGGAGCACAAGCTACCCACCTTGATCGAAGTCAAGCATATTAAAGCCGAGCTACACAGCCACACCACCTGGAGCGATGGCCAGCTCAGCATCGCTGAGATGGCCACGGCGGCGATCGCCCGCGGCTACAAAGTGCTGGCGATCACCGATCACTCCGCCGCCATCGGTATCCTCAACGGGCTCACGCCGGAGAAGGTGCTGGAGCAACGCAAAGAGATCGAGCAGGTGCGCAAGCAAGTGGGTGACCAACTGACCCTGCTGCAAGGCGTGGAAGTGGAAGTGCGCGCCGACGGCACGTTGGACCTGCCCGATGAGGTGCTGGCCTCGCTGGATATCGTGGTGGCCTCGATCCACCAAAGCATGCGCCAGCCGCGCGCTCAGATCACCGAACGCATGCTGGCTGCCATCCACCACCCGCATGTCGATATCATCGGCCACCCCACCAACCGCAAGCTGCCCGATCGCGAAGGCGCAGACCTGGATATGGACGCGGTGCTCAAAGCCGCCGCTGAAACGGACACGGCGCTGGAGATCAACGCTAACCCGGCCCGCCTGGATCTGGACGATGTGCAGGCGCGCCGGGCGGTGGAGATGGGCATCAAGCTTTCGATCAATACAGACGCCCACCACCCTGATCATATGGATTTTCTGTTCTATGGAGTGGCTACCGCCCGGCGTGGCTGGGTAGCACCCAAAAATGTTGTTAATAGCTGGACGCCCAAACAACTGCTAGACTGGTTAAACAGCGCATAA
- a CDS encoding GNAT family N-acetyltransferase codes for MQIQIVDAASLAAAPRAAMAHILVAAFAAHWPDAWPTLAAAQAELEEFADPARVCRVALAAEEVLGWVGGIRQYDGEVWELHPLAVAPAYQRQGVGRALVADLERQVVARRGRIVMLGSDDEDGMTSLAGQDLFPDPLKHLAALADRKGHPFGFYRKLGYAVIGVIPDANGPGKPDILMAKRVAA; via the coding sequence ATGCAGATACAGATTGTGGATGCCGCCAGCCTGGCCGCCGCGCCGCGCGCTGCCATGGCGCATATTCTAGTGGCGGCCTTTGCCGCCCACTGGCCCGATGCCTGGCCGACGCTGGCCGCGGCCCAGGCCGAGCTGGAGGAATTTGCCGATCCGGCGCGCGTGTGCCGCGTGGCGCTGGCCGCCGAAGAGGTGCTGGGCTGGGTTGGCGGCATCCGCCAATATGATGGCGAGGTGTGGGAGCTGCACCCGTTGGCGGTGGCCCCGGCCTACCAGCGCCAGGGGGTGGGGCGCGCGCTGGTGGCCGATCTTGAGCGCCAGGTGGTGGCACGCCGCGGCCGTATTGTGATGCTCGGCAGTGATGACGAAGACGGCATGACCTCGCTAGCCGGGCAAGACCTGTTTCCCGATCCGCTGAAGCATTTGGCCGCGCTGGCAGACCGCAAAGGGCACCCTTTCGGCTTCTACCGAAAGCTGGGCTATGCCGTGATCGGCGTGATCCCTGATGCCAACGGCCCCGGCAAGCCCGACATCCTGATGGCCAAGCGCGTGGCGGCATGA
- a CDS encoding ABC transporter permease, whose amino-acid sequence MRQTGKWLGLGYYLLLLLFLQLPILLLIVFSFNDSVLLVFPLKGFTLQWYRELLQATELINAAKNSLIIGVVSSVVATVLGGAAAIAIARYNFPGREFFLNIATLPLVIPYVVLAVALLILFQALKVELNLWTIMIGHTIINMPYVMLIVAARLSGFANNLEEAAMDLGATYWGTLMRVTLPISMPALVAAFLSSFTMSFDEFSLAFFLAGTQNTLPVYLYSQLRFPSRLPLAVTTAAVVIMVSVVILLFSEWLRRLGAGRPKV is encoded by the coding sequence ATGAGACAAACCGGAAAGTGGCTGGGCTTGGGGTATTACCTGCTGTTGCTGTTGTTCCTGCAACTGCCGATCCTGCTGTTAATTGTGTTTTCGTTCAACGACTCGGTCTTGCTGGTCTTCCCGCTCAAGGGTTTTACCTTGCAGTGGTACCGCGAGCTGTTGCAGGCCACGGAACTGATCAATGCGGCCAAGAACAGCTTGATCATCGGCGTGGTGTCCTCGGTGGTGGCCACGGTATTGGGCGGGGCGGCGGCGATCGCAATTGCGCGCTACAACTTTCCCGGGCGCGAATTCTTCCTCAATATTGCCACGCTGCCCTTGGTGATCCCGTACGTGGTGCTGGCCGTGGCGCTGCTGATCCTGTTCCAGGCCTTGAAGGTGGAGCTCAACCTGTGGACGATCATGATCGGCCATACCATCATCAATATGCCCTACGTTATGTTGATCGTAGCGGCGCGCCTTTCTGGCTTCGCCAATAATTTGGAGGAGGCCGCGATGGATCTGGGCGCCACCTACTGGGGCACGCTGATGCGGGTGACCCTGCCGATCTCCATGCCGGCCCTGGTGGCGGCGTTCTTGTCTTCGTTCACCATGTCATTTGACGAGTTCTCGCTGGCGTTCTTCCTGGCCGGTACGCAGAACACTCTGCCGGTGTACTTGTACTCCCAATTGCGCTTCCCCAGCCGTTTGCCGCTGGCGGTGACCACGGCAGCGGTAGTGATCATGGTTTCGGTGGTGATCTTGCTGTTCAGTGAATGGCTACGCCGGTTGGGAGCCGGCCGGCCGAAGGTATAA
- a CDS encoding HD domain-containing protein translates to MQRWQVQLAAGQPVRERLPLGPGAKRGSLLATPIFVGAQWWGGISLASLDRPRRWGGAELDLLRAVADILGAHIQRELEYERTLLGWARALELRDEDTEGHTQRVAHLAVEFAETLGYSDSDITDVRRGALLHDIGKMGVPDAILNKPGKLTENEWRIMRRHPLYARDMLAPIVFLHSALPIPYAHHERWNGSGYPRRLKGKRIPAAARLFALVDVWDALTSDRPYRLAWSAEKAAQYLREHAGILFDPHMTPAFLQMMTELGELPAKA, encoded by the coding sequence TTGCAGCGCTGGCAAGTGCAACTGGCCGCCGGCCAGCCAGTGCGCGAGCGCCTGCCGCTGGGGCCGGGGGCCAAGCGCGGCTCGCTGCTGGCGACGCCAATCTTCGTCGGCGCCCAGTGGTGGGGCGGCATCAGCCTGGCCAGCCTGGACCGGCCGCGCCGCTGGGGCGGCGCCGAGCTGGACCTGCTGCGGGCGGTGGCCGATATCCTCGGGGCGCACATCCAGCGCGAGCTGGAATACGAGCGCACACTGCTGGGCTGGGCGCGCGCCCTGGAGCTACGCGACGAGGATACCGAAGGCCACACCCAGCGCGTGGCGCACCTGGCCGTGGAATTTGCCGAGACGTTGGGCTACAGTGATTCAGACATTACTGACGTACGCCGCGGCGCCCTGCTGCACGATATTGGCAAGATGGGCGTGCCCGATGCAATTCTCAACAAACCCGGCAAGCTCACCGAGAACGAATGGCGCATCATGCGCCGCCACCCGTTGTACGCGCGCGATATGCTCGCACCGATCGTCTTCCTGCATTCCGCCTTGCCGATCCCCTATGCGCACCACGAACGCTGGAACGGCAGCGGCTACCCGCGCCGCCTGAAAGGCAAGCGCATCCCCGCTGCGGCGCGCTTGTTCGCCCTGGTGGATGTGTGGGATGCACTGACCAGTGACCGGCCCTACCGCCTGGCCTGGTCCGCCGAGAAGGCCGCGCAGTATCTGCGCGAGCATGCTGGCATTCTATTCGACCCGCATATGACCCCGGCCTTTTTGCAAATGATGACCGAGTTGGGCGAATTGCCAGCCAAGGCTTAA
- a CDS encoding DUF1272 domain-containing protein, translating into MLELRPNCECCDVDLPPAAEAYICSFECTFCAACAADRLGFVCPNCGGDLVRRPVRPAHELAQHPASTQRVYKPAGCAPEAN; encoded by the coding sequence ATGCTAGAGTTGCGCCCTAATTGCGAATGTTGTGATGTGGATCTGCCGCCTGCGGCAGAAGCCTACATCTGCTCCTTCGAGTGCACCTTCTGCGCGGCCTGCGCCGCCGACCGGCTGGGCTTTGTGTGCCCCAATTGTGGCGGAGACCTCGTGCGCCGGCCCGTGCGGCCGGCGCACGAGCTGGCCCAGCATCCCGCGTCTACGCAGCGGGTGTACAAGCCTGCGGGCTGCGCGCCGGAAGCAAACTAA
- a CDS encoding extracellular solute-binding protein — protein MKLNKIKNVVLLLLAAAVLAACGGSAAAPNTQLIVLEWSGYEEPSYWEPFALQHPEIAPEYSFFGEDAEAFSKAQSGFQFDVVHPCGSWWGLYVEAGLVQPLDVSRLSNFDKLFPTLAEHGQFDGKQYFIPWDWAYESITVRTDLVDEVPDSWADLWDPQYAGQVAIFDSGESTFLTAAYALGYDPYNTTPEQQEAIKQHLIALKPNLLTYWVDYTEINQLLAAGDVAVGANTWNDAWATLADEGYQVEYVNPKEGRISYACGFGISANSTNVDLAYDYINALIDAQSNANMANDFYYGAANMESVPLLDPDLVDVFQFDDPAVLASSNFQHPLTQEQRQMMTTIWNEVKAEQ, from the coding sequence ATGAAGTTAAACAAAATCAAGAACGTTGTATTGCTGCTGTTGGCGGCGGCCGTGTTGGCTGCCTGTGGGGGTAGCGCCGCGGCCCCGAACACCCAGCTGATCGTGCTGGAATGGTCGGGCTATGAGGAGCCGAGCTATTGGGAGCCTTTTGCCCTGCAACACCCGGAGATTGCGCCGGAATACAGCTTTTTTGGTGAGGATGCCGAAGCCTTTTCCAAGGCGCAAAGCGGCTTCCAGTTTGACGTGGTGCACCCGTGTGGGAGCTGGTGGGGCCTGTATGTAGAGGCTGGGTTGGTGCAGCCGCTGGACGTTTCGCGGCTCTCTAATTTTGACAAGCTCTTCCCCACGCTGGCCGAGCACGGCCAGTTTGACGGCAAGCAATACTTCATCCCTTGGGATTGGGCCTACGAATCGATCACGGTACGTACCGACCTGGTAGACGAAGTGCCGGACTCATGGGCCGACTTGTGGGACCCGCAGTATGCTGGCCAGGTGGCCATCTTTGACTCGGGCGAATCCACCTTTCTGACCGCGGCGTATGCCCTGGGTTATGACCCGTACAACACCACGCCGGAGCAGCAGGAAGCGATCAAGCAGCACCTGATCGCGCTGAAGCCCAATCTGTTGACCTACTGGGTGGACTACACCGAGATCAACCAGTTGCTGGCCGCCGGCGATGTGGCGGTGGGCGCTAACACCTGGAACGATGCCTGGGCCACCCTGGCCGATGAAGGCTATCAGGTGGAATACGTCAACCCGAAGGAAGGGCGCATCAGCTACGCATGTGGCTTCGGCATTTCGGCCAATTCCACCAATGTGGATCTGGCGTATGACTACATCAACGCGCTGATCGATGCGCAGTCGAACGCCAACATGGCGAATGATTTCTACTACGGCGCGGCCAACATGGAGTCGGTGCCCCTGCTCGACCCGGATCTGGTGGATGTGTTCCAGTTTGATGATCCCGCCGTGCTGGCGAGCAGCAACTTCCAGCACCCGCTCACCCAGGAGCAGCGCCAGATGATGACCACCATCTGGAACGAAGTGAAGGCCGAGCAGTAG
- a CDS encoding ABC transporter ATP-binding protein yields MHAVKGVDLQIKQGEFFTMLGPSGCGKTTTLRMIAGFEFPTSGEIYLNGELSNEVPPYKRAVNTVFQSYALFPHLSVAQNVGFGLAVKRVPKGEREVRVREALELVKLGQLGERKPNQLSGGQQQRVALARALVNRPAVLLLDEPLGALDLKLRESMQHELKELQKRVGITFIYVTHDQEEALTMSDRIAVMSEGRVQQVGTPEQIYNFPANHFVADFIGDTNFLEGKVVSMHEDRTVLKVGREDVTAAPANFPLMPGEKVTMVIRPEKLGIARELAPNLAPGAEVPAPAAPSNPAKPPQPRINAVMNARVLDSVFVGTDTRVEVTLKGGTELTVLVRNLDEDEEFKKGEKVVLTYDAIDSRLLPAAQLGTTEETYSGATPPPTSEPEKK; encoded by the coding sequence ATGCACGCCGTGAAGGGCGTGGATCTGCAGATCAAGCAAGGTGAATTTTTTACCATGCTCGGCCCGAGTGGCTGCGGCAAGACCACCACGCTGCGCATGATCGCCGGCTTTGAGTTCCCCACCAGTGGCGAGATCTATTTGAACGGCGAGCTCTCCAACGAGGTGCCGCCCTACAAGCGTGCGGTCAACACTGTGTTTCAAAGCTATGCGCTCTTTCCGCATTTGAGTGTGGCCCAGAATGTGGGCTTTGGCCTGGCGGTCAAGCGTGTGCCCAAGGGCGAGCGCGAGGTGCGCGTGCGTGAGGCGTTGGAACTGGTGAAGCTGGGCCAACTGGGTGAGCGCAAGCCGAACCAACTTTCCGGCGGGCAGCAGCAGCGCGTGGCGCTGGCGCGCGCCCTGGTGAACCGCCCGGCGGTGCTGCTGTTGGATGAGCCGCTGGGGGCGCTGGACCTCAAGCTGCGTGAGAGCATGCAGCATGAGTTGAAAGAGCTGCAGAAGCGCGTGGGGATTACATTTATTTATGTCACGCACGATCAGGAAGAAGCGCTGACGATGAGCGATCGCATCGCCGTGATGAGCGAAGGCCGCGTGCAGCAGGTGGGCACGCCGGAGCAGATTTACAACTTCCCCGCCAATCACTTTGTGGCTGATTTCATTGGCGATACCAACTTCCTCGAAGGCAAGGTGGTATCGATGCACGAGGACCGCACCGTCTTGAAGGTGGGGCGCGAGGATGTCACCGCCGCCCCGGCCAACTTCCCGCTGATGCCCGGCGAAAAGGTCACCATGGTGATCCGGCCGGAGAAGCTGGGCATTGCCCGCGAGCTGGCGCCCAACCTGGCGCCCGGCGCCGAAGTGCCCGCGCCAGCCGCGCCCAGCAACCCGGCCAAGCCGCCGCAACCGCGCATCAATGCAGTGATGAACGCGCGCGTGCTCGATTCGGTGTTTGTGGGCACCGATACGCGTGTGGAGGTGACCCTCAAGGGGGGTACCGAGCTTACTGTGCTGGTGCGTAATCTGGATGAGGATGAGGAATTCAAGAAGGGTGAAAAAGTGGTGTTGACCTACGACGCGATCGACTCGCGCTTGTTGCCGGCGGCGCAATTGGGCACTACGGAAGAAACCTATAGCGGGGCAACGCCACCGCCCACCAGCGAGCCTGAAAAGAAGTAA